One segment of Allorhodopirellula heiligendammensis DNA contains the following:
- a CDS encoding sulfatase family protein — MYITSSTSRISFGIRQGRPWAAAATLLACFACSVTLAATSHAAERNVLFIITDDESPTLGCYGDPCAVTPAIDAVAADGLIFRNAFATTASCSASRSVIMSGLQNHRNGQFGHQHHYHKFSSFDDVIGLALPRVMQRAGYRTGQIGKYHVAPEEVYHFETYLTGNSRNAVAMADTAKEFITDTTDERPFFLYFATSDPHRGGGVDKTSDLKLKPNLFGNKAKHGEFPGVKEVFFDPADVIVPPFLPDTPETRSELAQYYQSCSRIDQGVARLVQILKDAGLYEKTLIVFTSDHGMAFAGGKTTVYEGGLRVPMVVRNPYVAERGVESDALVSHVDVTPTLLDFAGGLNRKKNAPKDMLNARKYWLEKGLSPIDNRDGGQPLDHYHGTSWLDVLSNPERSHHNEIFASHTFHEIQMYYPMRVIRDEKYKLIWNIAHPLPYPFASDLWAASSWQAQLAKGLEAPYGNTTVGHYIQRPEFELFDIVADPYEQHNLAESSGNQELLKKYQAKLKAAQKQFDDPWIMKWDYE; from the coding sequence ATGTATATCACAAGCTCAACTTCTCGAATTTCATTCGGTATTCGGCAGGGACGCCCCTGGGCAGCGGCCGCAACTCTATTGGCATGCTTTGCTTGCAGCGTGACGCTGGCGGCAACCTCCCACGCTGCCGAGCGGAACGTGCTATTCATCATTACAGACGACGAGAGCCCGACGCTGGGTTGCTATGGAGATCCCTGTGCGGTGACGCCAGCGATCGATGCCGTTGCCGCTGACGGCCTGATTTTTCGCAATGCCTTCGCCACGACGGCATCCTGCAGTGCCAGCCGTAGCGTCATCATGAGCGGCCTGCAAAACCACCGCAACGGACAATTTGGACATCAGCACCATTATCATAAGTTCTCATCGTTTGACGATGTGATTGGACTGGCACTGCCGCGAGTGATGCAGCGTGCTGGGTACCGCACCGGCCAGATCGGCAAGTACCACGTCGCTCCGGAGGAAGTGTACCACTTCGAAACTTACCTAACGGGAAATAGCCGCAACGCGGTCGCCATGGCCGATACCGCGAAAGAGTTCATCACAGACACCACCGACGAGCGGCCCTTCTTTCTCTACTTTGCCACGTCCGATCCGCACCGCGGTGGTGGTGTCGACAAGACGTCCGACCTGAAACTCAAACCCAACCTGTTCGGCAACAAAGCGAAACATGGTGAGTTTCCGGGTGTGAAGGAAGTCTTCTTCGATCCCGCGGATGTGATTGTCCCTCCGTTTCTGCCCGACACACCCGAGACCCGCAGCGAACTGGCTCAGTACTACCAATCGTGCAGTCGAATTGATCAAGGGGTAGCGCGTCTGGTGCAGATTCTCAAAGACGCAGGCCTGTATGAGAAAACTCTGATCGTTTTCACATCCGATCATGGGATGGCATTCGCCGGTGGGAAAACAACCGTCTACGAGGGTGGGTTAAGGGTTCCCATGGTGGTGCGAAATCCGTACGTCGCCGAACGGGGTGTCGAAAGCGATGCTTTGGTCAGCCACGTGGACGTCACACCCACACTTTTGGATTTCGCTGGTGGCCTCAATCGGAAGAAGAACGCCCCCAAAGACATGCTAAACGCCCGCAAGTACTGGCTCGAGAAAGGCCTGTCGCCCATTGACAACCGGGACGGTGGTCAGCCTCTGGATCACTATCACGGCACGTCGTGGCTCGATGTATTGAGCAATCCAGAACGTTCACACCACAACGAGATTTTTGCCTCACACACGTTCCACGAAATTCAGATGTATTATCCGATGCGAGTCATTCGCGACGAAAAATACAAACTGATTTGGAACATCGCCCACCCGCTTCCCTATCCCTTTGCCAGCGACCTGTGGGCAGCGAGCAGTTGGCAGGCCCAGCTCGCCAAAGGTCTCGAAGCTCCCTACGGCAACACCACCGTCGGTCATTATATCCAGCGACCCGAGTTCGAACTATTTGATATCGTGGCGGATCCTTACGAACAACATAATCTCGCCGAGAGTTCGGGAAATCAAGAATTGCTGAAGAAATATCAAGCTAAACTGAAGGCCGCTCAGAAGCAATTCGATGACCCCTGGATCATGAAGTGGGATTATGAATAA
- the mqnB gene encoding futalosine hydrolase — protein MAASSACDHDSHSTAAGRRLLLIPTAMERDRLVSAMLRRGDAGHALVGTTRIETCGFGVVAAAAMTMRYLDQHRPIHVILAGIAGSLGPECEVGSAYWFDEVVCDGIGVGSEDSYLSATVLGWNHLDADASGEPIGDRLGLHLPESSTEGARSPGLLTRCAASPTLEDAQAARRRAEQTCLGKTFAAEDMEGFAVALACQVAGVPLSIVRGISNEAGDRNHSTWKTAPALDGVAEQLCSLDAID, from the coding sequence GTGGCTGCAAGTTCCGCCTGCGATCACGACTCGCACTCAACCGCCGCGGGACGTCGACTGCTGCTGATTCCGACGGCGATGGAGCGAGATCGATTGGTCTCGGCGATGTTGCGCCGTGGGGATGCGGGACACGCATTGGTGGGCACGACGAGAATCGAAACGTGTGGGTTCGGAGTTGTGGCTGCCGCGGCGATGACGATGCGGTATCTCGATCAGCACCGCCCAATTCACGTCATCTTGGCCGGCATTGCCGGTTCCCTTGGACCGGAGTGTGAGGTTGGCTCGGCATACTGGTTTGACGAAGTCGTCTGCGATGGGATCGGCGTTGGTTCCGAGGACTCGTATCTATCGGCGACCGTACTCGGTTGGAACCACCTTGATGCAGACGCGAGCGGCGAACCGATTGGAGATCGCCTTGGGCTGCACCTGCCTGAATCGTCCACGGAAGGTGCACGCAGCCCTGGACTGCTGACTCGCTGCGCCGCATCACCCACTCTTGAGGATGCACAGGCGGCGCGGCGACGTGCCGAGCAAACGTGTTTGGGAAAGACTTTCGCAGCGGAGGACATGGAAGGATTCGCGGTGGCGCTTGCATGTCAAGTCGCAGGCGTTCCTCTCTCAATTGTCCGCGGAATTTCCAATGAGGCTGGGGATCGGAATCATTCGACCTGGAAAACCGCACCCGCTCTGGATGGGGTCGCCGAGCAGCTGTGTTCGCTTGATGCGATCGACTGA
- a CDS encoding leucine-rich repeat domain-containing protein: MLRKPAILTHRVWLGVWSLVFLLAAGAPAADRSAAYLPAASAVSAAESIAPADAAIWQAGILPTAAVGIDADSRGGDADWWRYVALWRGHHDNLASPAIRRWLALPLSDEVQLTARKGRLAPRFLPWKAASFAVVQTPHFEILTRANGPDSKQIARDLERIYWVWTQLYFPLWSGRDQVAVSLADWNPSSTSADEFLSQHARSRLSLRKRHRVVLLPDETSYQQTIAHPQIAAGSSATIAASTGFYSDSLTTSFFYPQADQSAIAHEICHQLFEEATDRGRANATTATTNEFWLVEGIAGHFESLQYGDTLASVGGWDSNRLQYARYQNLIARQGSIPIDELRGNRTEIQRRGDLARWYSQSILQTHDALDRDPASPRRAIILNMLAGIYGVDITDFVSLRDINSETLDPAERTDHYLMLDDADLLAHPITGNAGAICLAACEVSDRGWDSLPPLPHIRWFDASRTAITDDSVRRLLGDASGIDQLSLEATKVTPAIGGLLSRAIELRELDLSWTAIDNSVVELLKTCPHLETIWITGTPITDDVIDVIAALPNLKTIDLQRTQVSAAGLQRLQTLRPELDINPLQF; encoded by the coding sequence GTGTTACGGAAGCCCGCTATTCTAACCCATCGGGTGTGGTTGGGGGTGTGGAGTCTGGTTTTCCTGCTCGCAGCCGGGGCACCCGCGGCCGACCGCAGTGCGGCGTATTTACCAGCGGCATCGGCTGTTTCTGCCGCCGAATCGATCGCACCCGCAGATGCTGCGATTTGGCAGGCCGGCATCCTACCCACCGCGGCGGTAGGAATTGACGCAGACTCGCGAGGTGGTGATGCAGATTGGTGGCGCTACGTCGCCTTGTGGCGTGGCCATCACGACAATCTCGCATCGCCAGCCATCCGTCGTTGGCTGGCACTGCCCTTATCCGATGAAGTTCAACTGACCGCGCGGAAAGGGCGTTTGGCACCTCGCTTCTTGCCGTGGAAAGCCGCCAGTTTTGCGGTCGTGCAAACGCCTCATTTCGAGATTCTGACACGGGCGAATGGGCCCGATTCTAAACAGATCGCACGGGACCTCGAACGAATCTATTGGGTCTGGACGCAACTCTATTTCCCGCTCTGGAGTGGTCGAGATCAGGTTGCCGTTAGCCTGGCCGATTGGAACCCCTCGTCGACATCTGCCGACGAGTTTCTATCTCAACATGCCCGCTCCCGGCTTTCCCTGCGAAAGCGACATCGGGTGGTCCTGCTGCCCGATGAGACATCCTACCAGCAGACCATTGCCCATCCACAAATCGCAGCGGGTAGCTCCGCCACAATCGCGGCCTCGACTGGATTCTACAGCGACTCTCTGACAACGTCCTTCTTTTATCCTCAAGCAGACCAGTCTGCGATCGCGCACGAGATCTGCCACCAGTTATTCGAAGAGGCGACGGATCGCGGTCGCGCTAATGCGACCACGGCAACTACGAATGAGTTTTGGTTAGTCGAAGGTATTGCTGGGCATTTTGAATCCCTGCAATACGGCGATACCCTGGCCAGTGTTGGAGGGTGGGATAGCAATCGCTTGCAGTACGCCCGCTATCAGAATTTGATTGCTCGTCAAGGCAGTATTCCGATTGATGAACTGCGCGGAAATCGCACGGAGATCCAGCGGCGAGGTGATCTGGCACGATGGTACTCGCAGTCGATCCTGCAAACGCACGACGCTCTCGATCGTGATCCTGCATCACCACGGCGAGCGATCATCCTGAACATGCTGGCGGGCATTTACGGCGTGGATATCACCGACTTTGTCAGTCTACGTGACATCAATTCCGAGACGCTCGATCCTGCCGAGCGAACTGATCATTATCTAATGCTTGATGACGCCGATTTGCTCGCCCATCCGATTACAGGCAATGCAGGTGCCATTTGCTTGGCCGCATGTGAGGTTTCCGATCGCGGTTGGGACTCACTTCCGCCGCTCCCGCACATCCGCTGGTTTGATGCCTCCCGTACTGCGATCACAGACGACTCAGTGCGACGTCTGCTCGGTGACGCCTCAGGGATTGACCAGTTGAGTTTGGAAGCGACCAAGGTCACTCCAGCAATCGGGGGTCTACTCTCGCGGGCGATCGAGCTACGCGAACTCGATCTCAGCTGGACAGCGATTGACAATTCGGTCGTGGAACTGCTGAAAACGTGTCCGCATCTAGAGACAATCTGGATTACCGGAACGCCGATTACCGATGACGTGATCGACGTCATCGCTGCCCTGCCGAATCTGAAAACCATCGATCTTCAGCGCACCCAGGTCTCCGCGGCGGGGCTCCAGCGATTGCAGACGCTTCGCCCCGAGCTGGACATCAATCCGCTGCAGTTCTGA
- a CDS encoding DUF6666 family protein — MTTLTPAHPVRSLWVAIILMMMAGVSTWDAADTYAAPQGAAVQTKWAPGQVDADATRVAARSPQLVQRSSVRRQSIASNSGRSTQRPSNGQVQQVGFLEDYGAHGNVCDCNECAGYDPACGIEGGILLEPNCGLEPIYAMEASCGLEPACGMESFGGDACGCDSCSSGYGTCDGFSNNRYCEPARFPLFLPVLGVDWSRFEFFYGTQAFLNPMNVPATGSGTNANSGSFGFHEGFNEGRDLKKLFDIDLSAQFGLRATQNNLEGQQFTEQHRNQIFLTGGLFRRVDYGLQYGVVLDYLSDNWYYDTDLLQLRGELSWKLSPRQNFGFHWMAGLNDDTVPTLVTNQSGTVFNGSQTVQASDQYRAFYRYCFGPTGQWTSYIGGTDNNHFLIGSDIDVPLAGGLSMKVGSTYFAPTGDTSVPKYQSEGWNVGISMVYRPGCRTGSNRYLRPMFNVADNGSFFVYR; from the coding sequence ATGACGACCCTCACGCCGGCACATCCCGTTCGCTCTCTTTGGGTTGCCATCATTCTCATGATGATGGCGGGCGTCTCCACATGGGACGCAGCAGACACTTACGCCGCACCGCAAGGTGCGGCGGTCCAGACGAAATGGGCCCCTGGTCAAGTCGACGCTGACGCCACACGGGTCGCGGCACGGTCACCCCAGTTAGTGCAACGATCAAGCGTTCGCCGTCAGAGCATTGCGAGCAACTCTGGCCGCTCGACACAGCGTCCGTCAAACGGACAGGTGCAGCAGGTAGGCTTCCTGGAAGACTATGGCGCTCACGGAAACGTTTGCGATTGCAATGAGTGTGCTGGCTATGACCCCGCCTGTGGCATCGAGGGTGGGATTCTCTTGGAGCCGAACTGTGGCTTGGAGCCCATTTACGCGATGGAGGCGAGCTGTGGGTTGGAACCAGCATGTGGCATGGAATCTTTCGGCGGTGATGCCTGCGGCTGTGACTCCTGCAGTTCCGGGTACGGGACCTGCGATGGTTTCAGCAATAACCGCTACTGTGAGCCAGCTCGCTTTCCGCTTTTTCTACCCGTGTTAGGAGTGGACTGGAGTCGGTTTGAGTTCTTCTATGGAACTCAGGCCTTTCTGAATCCGATGAATGTCCCTGCTACCGGATCGGGCACGAATGCCAACAGCGGCAGCTTTGGATTTCATGAGGGTTTTAACGAAGGACGCGACCTCAAAAAGTTGTTTGATATCGACCTGTCGGCTCAGTTCGGCCTCCGCGCCACGCAGAATAACCTCGAGGGCCAGCAATTTACCGAACAACACCGCAATCAGATCTTTCTCACCGGTGGCTTGTTTCGCCGGGTCGACTACGGGCTACAGTATGGTGTGGTGTTGGACTACCTGAGCGACAATTGGTACTACGACACGGACCTCCTGCAGCTGCGAGGTGAGCTGAGCTGGAAGTTGTCGCCACGACAAAACTTCGGCTTCCACTGGATGGCCGGCCTCAACGATGACACGGTCCCCACACTCGTTACCAATCAGTCGGGCACCGTGTTCAATGGCAGCCAAACGGTCCAAGCCAGCGATCAGTATCGTGCCTTCTATCGATACTGCTTCGGTCCGACAGGGCAATGGACGTCTTACATCGGAGGCACCGACAACAATCACTTTCTGATTGGCAGCGACATCGACGTGCCGCTCGCTGGTGGATTGTCGATGAAAGTCGGCTCGACCTACTTCGCGCCTACGGGTGACACTTCGGTTCCAAAGTATCAATCCGAAGGATGGAATGTGGGAATCAGTATGGTCTATCGTCCAGGTTGTCGAACGGGATCCAATCGCTACCTGCGTCCGATGTTCAACGTTGCTGATAACGGATCGTTCTTCGTGTACAGGTAG
- a CDS encoding nucleoside monophosphate kinase produces the protein MQASRVVTDEAIAAASQNAVEDLEVKDAQVIFNTVWDDLEEEIGHENLRFSKELILLGGAPGSGKGTNTEFIAKARGLTCPPIVISDLLNTPEAERIKEAGGMVGDTEVVGILFRKLLEEVYRDGCILDGFPRTRVQVECLHLLVQKMNQLYREYHHTPLAINFRKPTVHAVVLFIDEKTSIERQLLRGRKIAAHNERIQREGSGLEIELRPTDLDPIAAKRRYRVFKEKTWDALQSLKQIYHYHFIDADGPIDEVEKKIRVELDYQSSLELDPETYDAVRGLPLASEMGVHARQELVRRLDSYQLGHRELFHRVIEIIDKRFMPIIQRHAIAGLAVINSEDSIFEDPITLAMVIDVFAERGFRGVANINFAETPDHFNLETGKITCRTKKIFRFQIRFEGSEIRRGGR, from the coding sequence ATGCAAGCGTCCCGTGTGGTAACCGATGAGGCTATCGCGGCGGCGAGTCAGAATGCTGTGGAAGACTTGGAAGTCAAGGATGCTCAAGTCATTTTCAATACGGTCTGGGACGACCTCGAAGAGGAGATCGGGCACGAAAATCTCAGGTTTTCTAAGGAATTGATCTTACTGGGTGGAGCGCCCGGCTCGGGGAAAGGCACCAACACCGAATTCATTGCGAAGGCTCGTGGCCTGACCTGCCCTCCGATTGTGATCAGCGATCTACTGAATACTCCCGAGGCCGAACGCATCAAAGAAGCGGGCGGCATGGTGGGTGACACCGAGGTGGTCGGAATCCTGTTTCGAAAACTGCTCGAGGAAGTTTACCGCGACGGATGTATTCTCGACGGCTTCCCACGTACACGGGTGCAGGTGGAGTGCCTGCACTTGCTCGTTCAAAAAATGAACCAGCTCTATCGTGAGTACCACCACACACCGTTGGCGATTAACTTTCGCAAACCGACTGTTCATGCCGTCGTGTTGTTTATCGATGAGAAAACGAGCATAGAGCGGCAGCTGCTACGGGGACGCAAAATTGCCGCTCACAATGAGCGCATCCAGCGTGAAGGTAGCGGTCTGGAGATCGAACTTCGGCCGACGGATCTTGATCCGATCGCCGCGAAACGTCGCTACCGTGTGTTCAAGGAAAAAACATGGGACGCGCTGCAGTCACTCAAGCAGATTTATCATTACCACTTCATTGACGCTGACGGGCCGATCGATGAAGTGGAAAAGAAGATTCGTGTTGAGTTGGATTATCAATCGTCACTCGAACTCGATCCAGAGACCTATGATGCTGTACGCGGTTTACCGCTGGCAAGTGAGATGGGCGTTCACGCGCGGCAGGAACTCGTCCGTCGCTTAGATAGCTACCAACTCGGTCACCGGGAACTCTTCCACCGTGTCATCGAGATCATCGATAAAAGATTCATGCCCATCATCCAGCGTCACGCGATCGCGGGACTTGCGGTTATCAATAGCGAGGATTCCATCTTCGAAGATCCGATCACGTTGGCGATGGTCATCGATGTGTTTGCCGAACGCGGTTTTCGCGGCGTCGCCAACATTAACTTCGCCGAAACACCCGATCATTTTAACCTTGAGACGGGCAAGATTACCTGCCGGACCAAAAAGATCTTCCGCTTTCAAATTCGCTTCGAAGGCAGTGAGATCCGGCGTGGCGGCAGGTAA
- a CDS encoding hydroxypyruvate isomerase family protein: MNTPLTRRSILSSSFATAAGAATLMGGSLRGDEPESAMPSVDAKAGRLNQSVCKWCYNGMSLDELASHAQSMGLVGIDLLGPADFPTLKKHGLVCTMVGSHSLTNGLCDTKYHDEALEKMADAIAATSAEGWRNVICFSGNARGIDRKVGMKNCVDALRKIVPVAEAANVTLQMELLNSKVDHADYMCDNSEWGVELVKQVASDNFKLLYDIYHMQIMEGDIIRTIEKNHPYYGHYHTAGNPGRHELDDTQELFYPPIARAIADIGYQGYFAHEFIPAGDPLKGLRSAVAQCTV; this comes from the coding sequence ATGAACACGCCACTCACACGACGCAGTATTCTCTCAAGTTCGTTCGCTACCGCTGCAGGAGCCGCGACTCTCATGGGCGGCTCACTTCGCGGTGATGAACCCGAGTCCGCCATGCCATCGGTCGATGCAAAAGCGGGCCGACTGAATCAGTCGGTCTGTAAGTGGTGCTACAACGGCATGTCACTGGACGAGTTGGCGTCGCATGCCCAGTCGATGGGCTTGGTGGGAATCGACCTGCTCGGTCCTGCTGATTTTCCAACGCTGAAGAAACATGGCTTGGTTTGCACGATGGTCGGATCGCATTCGCTCACCAATGGACTGTGTGACACTAAGTATCACGATGAAGCGCTGGAGAAGATGGCTGACGCGATCGCAGCGACGTCAGCAGAGGGTTGGCGAAATGTGATTTGCTTTAGTGGCAATGCCCGAGGTATCGATCGCAAGGTAGGGATGAAGAATTGCGTCGATGCCTTGCGGAAGATCGTGCCGGTCGCTGAAGCCGCAAATGTCACACTCCAGATGGAATTGCTCAATAGCAAAGTCGACCATGCTGATTATATGTGTGACAACAGCGAGTGGGGCGTGGAACTGGTGAAGCAAGTTGCCAGTGACAATTTCAAGTTGCTGTACGACATCTACCACATGCAGATCATGGAGGGTGACATCATTCGCACTATTGAAAAGAACCATCCTTACTACGGTCACTACCACACTGCGGGCAATCCAGGTCGTCACGAACTCGACGACACGCAGGAGTTATTTTATCCGCCGATCGCTCGCGCCATCGCTGACATCGGATACCAGGGATACTTCGCTCACGAATTCATCCCCGCTGGCGACCCTCTCAAAGGCCTCCGCAGTGCTGTTGCCCAGTGCACGGTGTGA